Sequence from the Methanosarcina siciliae T4/M genome:
TTTCGTATCTTCTACTGGCACTTTTACAAGTAACCCCCAAAACGCTACGAGAGTTAGAAAAACAATAAAAATAGCGATTTTCTTGTTGATTTTGCTCATATTAACGCCTAAAACTCACATTTCGACCCCATCTTCCCGATAAGACCTAATTTTTTCTTCATTCAATTTTTATAAACGATTCTCATCTTCACATTATTCCTAAGGATTTGATTTTTATAACGTCCTGCATATAATACATAACATAACAAACAAATTCTTCAAAGCCTAAAATAAAAACAGAGAGTTATCTCGCATGAAAAATACTTCCAACTGTGATAATATTTCCGAACACTTGAATACAAATGAATTTCCACAGACAAATACGACCCCATTCACAGTTTTGGCTCCTAAACATTATTTAAATCAAATTTCTTTTGAAGCCATTATCAATGACAACATCCAATGGGATCGAGATCAATGGAGAGTTCCGCCAGGAACTCTGGCACTGAGTATAGTGCTAACTCCTTTTTTTCGCGCAGATAAACGATATCCTTTATGCTCTGTTGAAGAGATTGTTGAATTCATGGATACTGAGCTTGTTTTTGGAAAAGATTATCCCCACTCATACTTCAATGATGATTGTTTAGGTCTGTTGCTGGATCGAGTTCATGAAGCAGGTTGCCCAGGTCTTTTCAGCATGGTAGTATCACAAGTTTTTGCAAACTTCAAAATTCCATTCGGTCGAATATTCCAAGTGGACACTACATCTCATGTTTACTATGGGAGATTCTAAGGGTTTGTGAAGAGGAAAATTATGAAGGTTTGAAGGTCACTTACGGTTATAGCAAAGATAAGCGTCCTGATAAAAAACAAATTATGAGCGGAATGATTACAAACGAATTAGGACTTCCTCTTTACACAGAAACACTTGATGGGAACACTGCTGATACTGTTTGGCTCCCAGATGCTATGCGCCATTTCAGGGATTTATTTGGTGAAATGTATAGTGATTCGATCTTCATAGCAGATTCGAAACTGGTGAATAAAAAGAATTTTGGAGTCCTTTTCGATAAAACAAATCCTTTCAGTTTCATCTCCAGGTGCCCAGAGAAATTCTGTTCCAGGATTGCAGAAAAGACTGTATCTGAGGCTTATTCGCTCAATGAATGGGAATACGTAGGACCTTGCTGTAAAGATGAAGAATCTAAAAGAGCAACAAAGTATGAAGTGCAAGGTTTTGATAAAATTGTTCATGGAAATGAATGTCGGTTAGTCGTTTTTAGAAAGCTTGATGGTGATGAAAGGTTAGCCAATGAAAGTAAAAAGGAACGAGAAAAAATTGAGGAAGGAATAAAGAAAGAGTTTAAAAAACCATTCGCTTGCGAAGCAGATGCCAGGAAAGCAATGGATGAATTTGCTAAGAAGTACAAACCCTCATTATTCAATGTCACATTTGAGATCCAAGAAGAAACAATTGAAAAAAGACCGAAAGGAAGACCCTCCAAGAGTCAACAAAAATTGAAAATCACCAGTGAATTTTACGTTAAACTCAAAAGCCTTGAGCAAAACAAGGAAAAAATGGAAAAGCGCCATCAGTCGTTGGAAACTGTAGTACTGATTACAAATGTTCCCTTCGATACAAAAAACAATAAGGAAATCTTTCAGTTATATAAAAACCAACAAGTTGTTGAAACGAACTTTGAAGAATTGAAAAAACCTTCTATGTTTTACAGGATATTTCTGGAAAAACCAGAACGTATTGAAGCATTGCTTATGCTGCTGCATGTTTCCTTATTAGTAAGGGTACTTATGAGGATTACAGCAAGAGAAAATCTGAAAAAGGAAAATGAGCCTTTACGTATTGATTTTGGGAGGTCTATCCTGAAAAACCCTACAGCAGAAAAAATGCTGAGGTTGCTTTCCTTCCATTATATCATGACTATAGATGGAAAGCGTGTGATTATCACAAAAAATGGAAAAGTAGATCACCTGAACAAGTTGCTAAAGCTACTGGGCTTGAATCTCGAGTCTGGGTGAACTTCCTGAATAAGGCTGAATAAAAGGTTATATTTCGGAAAATATGTAGCGGTAGCTATACAGTTTGTGATGTAACACTTGGTTAATGAAATCAAGAGTTTGAACTTTTTCAAAAAAGAACTGATGGGATTAACTAGAAATTATGGTAATTGAACCATAATTCAGGGGAAAATTAAAGGGGGGGTCGAAATGTGAGCTAAAAAATGAAAACGATTTGATAAACCCATAGACTGGCTGTTTATACAAAGGGTATATAATCAACTGTTGAAACCAGAGATTTATCGAACTCCTCTGAGGAATTTTGGCTTATATATACGTTTTTTTCTTGACTGGTGGCGAATTCAATTTTTGGCATACTATTCGACCAAGTAGTCATTTGATCATTAATGCCAATGTTCGGGTTATCCAAGCTCTGTATTACTTCTTCCCGAGTTTCCATCCACCATACAGGCAGACCAGGCTTCCCAATAATCCGAAACCTGGAGTGGAGTTATTTTTGCTCGATTCATTTTCATTTGAGCTATTACCATTATCAGATTCAGAATTATTATTTTTTGAATTATTGAGTTCGACAGCGTTTATTTCTTCAGATGATGGACTTGCTATATCTCCAACTTTTATATCTTCAGTTACAGTAGAGTTTGTTGTTATAATCGGATCAGTCACATTAGAATCTATAAAGTTCCCAAAGGCAACTTCAATAGGATATTTTCCTACAGGCACTGTGTCTGTAACCCTGTTTGTAGAGGTGTCTATTACAGAAACAGTGTGGCTCGCGTAATTCACCACATATACCTTTGCTCCGTCTTGGGTGACTTCAATTCCACTAGGTGCCTTTCCTACAGGCACAGTGGCTGTGACCTTATTTGTGGCTGTATCAATAATATCAACAGCACCTGTAAGTGAATTGATGGGATTTATCGCTACGTATACCTTTTTCCCATCCGGGCTGACCGCTACCCCCTTAGGATTTCTTCCTGTTTTAACCGTACTTACAACAGCATTTGAAATTGTATCTATTATAGAAATACTGCTGCCTGCCATATTCGCCACATATACCTTTTTCCCACCCGGACTGATTGCAACCCCAAGTGAATTATTTCCTGTAGGTATCGTGGCTGCAACAGTGTTTGCGGTTGTGTCAATTACAGAGACTGTGCCTGTAAAGTTAGTTGAGTAACCGCCAGAATTCGCCACATATACCTTTTTCCCGTCCGGGCTAACGGCAACTCCGAAAGGAAAGTTTCCAACAGGCACTGTGGCTGTAACTTTGTTTATGGTTGTGTTAATTACAGAAACAGTGTTGTTGCTGAAACTCGTCACGTATGCCTTTGTCCCATCCGGACTTACTGCAATTTTTTGAGGATAGGTTCCTACTTTCACTGTGGCTATAACTTTATTTTTGGTGGTGTTAATTACAGATACAGTGTTGCTACGTGAGTTCACAACATATGCCTTTGTTTCATCCGGACTGATTGCAACTCCAGAGGGATGTTCTCCTACATCTACTGTGGCTGTAATCTTATTTGTGGATGTGTCAATTACAGAGAGATTATTACTGTCGTAGTTAGTAATGTAGGCAAATGGAGCTGCACCTACGACACCCATCAGTATTAAAATCATAAGTGCAGTTATTCCTAAAACTTTCATGATTTTAAGCTGCTTGTGTACCTTATTGGATGTAGCTACAGATGAAAGTAGACTCGAAAAAATGGCAATCTCTGTTGTTGGTATAATTTTAATTTTCATATATTTACCCCCTGTAGTGTTTGTCTTTTATGCAGGTGCCGAGATTAGATATATATGAATAAATTTACAGATATTTTCTAATACTATGATTATGGATAATATTTTTTGCAAAAAAATGCTTTTTTAGATTTTGATAAGTAGTAAATTACCGCGTTGGAATTAAAATTAGTCCAAAAACAATAGAAACAATAATTCCCTCATAAATATTACTCATATCTGTTTCTAAAAAATGAGGAGTTAAACTCCTCATATATATCAATTTCAGTCTTTTATATTCCCCTCGCTCAGAAAATCACATATATACGCAGACCTTCTGGACTACCTGATACAGCTTCCCAGTACACGCTACCCCCGCTCCCCGGATCATTAATGTATAAACAGTCATCCGCACTATCATAGAAAACCCAATATCCAGCACAAGCTCGACAATGATTTGAAGTGAAACTAGCAAAAGGTCTATAATAGTCAATTTCACTCATCGCTTTAGTAAAAGATAAAGAAGTAGTTTTGTATGACCTCGTTGCCCCTAATCCTCCCTCATTCCGAGATAATTTATACCAAGATAATGCCGCAGTAGGACCAATTCCAGTAGTGTCACCATTTGTCCCACCCATTTCTTGGTATATGTAATCTTGGGTAAAAGAATAGCCATGCCAGTCAGCAATCATTTCAGCGGTTGCCGGAACACAGTAAAAGTTTTTTTCTTGACCAACGGTGTCAACATCAAGTATTACTTGTGTTGAATCATCTCTAAGTAGTGCTTTTGTTGAGGCATCTGTTGTTGTGGGCATTACTGTCGAGTTACATGGTGATGATACCACTTTTGAAATGGTGTTTAGTTTGTCGCTTAGTTTTTTTATATTTTCTTCAGTAATTGGCGCACTGATATCAATTCCTATATTATTTCCTTCCTGTTCTAATTTTTTAGTAAATTGTTCACTCTTTTGCCAGTCATTTAAATTCTCGTCCATTTTATCCTTCGATACCTGTTCATACATCGACCAAACTCCAAGCGCGGTTTCAGTTGCAGGTTTGTCTTGTACCTCTTCAAGGGTGTATGCATCTACAAATATCCGATGTTCAATTCCTGTAGTCTTATCTCTTACTATGGTCATTGCCCCCACGCTAGGATAGTCATATACAACCATATTAGTTGACACGATTTTTCCAGTTGGATATTTTATTCTTGCGGATTCTATTGACTTCCCCATGACTTCAGCCACGTTATAGTGTTTAGGATTTATTTCGATGCGTCGGAGTGCACTTCCCAGCGTTTTATTAGCACCAATGTCAATCCTACTTATCAGAGTATTTTCTTTATATACTGAAAATTCATAATACAATTTTTGACCGTTTATATCATAAAGCTCCAATGGTTCGGGATCAATAGATGTCCCTTCCCATTTTTTTCAGAGTCGTTTTCGGTTGCAATTAACGCCATCATGCGCGTATTTGCATGCTTAAAAGCTTCCTCAACAGTTACAGAATAATCTTTTTCTTCCTGTGCACTTACTGCCGGTATTAACACCATACCAACCAGCAGTGTTGCTAAAACAAGTATATCTACACCAATTTTATTATGGTTCATTACTTTATCTCCTGTGTATCTTATACCCAGGAGGCAGAATCAGGCAAGCTAAGTCTTAAATACAGACAGAGCTAACATAACTCATGCCTTCAAGGCGTGTTTTGTGGAGTTCGGGCGGTACCTGGAAAGCACTTCTGAACTCCATAAATCCCTCTTATCTAACTCCTTATAAGTTTTCTGTGTAAATTCTCAAACAATTCGATTTTCGAACTGATTTTGAATCTGTAATTGCCTGTAATAGTTCCTTGACCTTGACAGTTTGATGATTTGGCCAGAAATTATATATATGTATATTGTCTCCTTATATAATCAAGTACATCTCTATAAACTTCCCAATTTTACTGAATATTCCCATATATTGATTTTTGTTTAAGTATTACAGTTTTGTCTCATAAAATCAGTGTTTGTATCTTATTCGGGTCTTTATATATTATAATCATTCTAATTTTTGGCATACCTAGTTATGCATTAGGTAACCTATATTTTAGACAAATTATGACAAAATATCGCTCACACCCTTACCTGCGGAATGGGCTTTTCTCAGCTCCACCTTAACAAAATACCTTTCTCCAGGTTACCAAAACCAAACTCGACAGTCTCCAGAGGGCCGGTATGGAATTAATGATTCATATGTGCCCGAACTGCCATATCCAGTACGACCGCTACCAGCCCGCGCTGCAATACAATCATTGCTGCAATAATCAAAAAATAGAATACGGCGGGTAATTACCTTTTCCCAAGTTTCCACCCTGCAGACAGGCAGGTCAGGCTTCCCAATAATCCGAAGCCTGGCGTAGAATTATTTTTGCTCGGTTCATTTTCATTTGAGCCATTATCCTTACCAGATTCAGAATTATTTTCATCGCTGTAATTATTTAGTTCGACAGCGTTTATTTCTTCAGATGAAGAAATATTAGTTTCTTCAACTCCCATATCTTCAGTTGAACTGGAGGTTTCCTCTGTGCTTTGGACAGTCATATCAGAATCTGTAGGAGGTACAATTACAACACTAGTAGGGTGGACTCCTACATTCACCGTAGCCGTAACAGTGTCCGTGTCTGTGTCAATTACGGATACATTGTCGCTTTTGGCGTTTGTCACATATACATTTTTTCCGTCTGGTGTGACTGCAACTCCTAAAGGAGTAATTCCTACAGGAACTGTGGCTGTAACAGTGTTATTTACTGTGTCAATTACAGAAACAGTGTTACCGGAATCATTGTAGTTACCAGAGATTGTCACATATGCCTTTTTTCCATCAGGGCTGACTGCAATATCACTGGGGGTATCTCCTACGGGCACGGTGGCCGTAACATTGCCTGCAGTTGTGTCGATTACAGAAATAGTGTTGCTGTCTGTATTAGTAACGTACACCTTATTTCCATCAGGAGCAATCGCAACTTCATAAGGACTGTCTCCTACAGATATAGTGGTTGTAACTTTGTTTGTAATTGCATCAATTACAGAAGTAGTATTGTTGAAAGTGTTCGTAACATAGATTTTTTTTCCGTCAGGACTAATGACAACATTACGAGTAATCATCCCCACATTAATCTGTTCCATTAAAGTATTTGTAGCTGTGTCAATTACAGAGATATTGGTGCTATCACGGTCTGTCACATAAACTTTTGTTCCTGCGGGGTTGACTGCAACTTGCATAGGATAACCTCCTACATTCACTGTAGCACTAACCTTATTTGTCGCTATGTCAATTACCGAGATAGTTGGACCGAATCCTGGAGTTGCCACATATACCTTTGTTCCTGCAGGGTTGACTGCAATATCTCTAGGCCAGCCTTCTACAGGCACTCTGGCTGTAACATTGTTAGTTGCTGTGTCAATTACAGCGACATTATGAGTAGGAACAGTACCATTATAATTCGTATCGTAATAATAACCTCTCTGATCATAATCTCCCAGATTTGTCACATATGCAAATGGAGCCGCACCTGCTACACCTATCAGTATTAAAATCAGAAGTGCAGTTATTCCAAAAGCTCTTATGAAGGTATATATTCTGTATGCTTTATTAGATATTGCTGCAGATGGATGTAGAATAGAAAATGTGTCAATAGATATCGTTGATATATTTTTACTATCCATATTTTGTCCTCAAGCAGTGTTTGTTTTCTATGCCAGTGCCATTATCAAAAGTTACAGAATAATCTTTTTCTTCCCGTGCACTTACTGCCGGTATTAACACCATGCCAACCGGCAGTGTTGCTAAAACAAGTATACTTACTCCAATTTTATTACGGTTCATACTTTAATCTCCCGTGTATCTTATACCCAGGAGGCAGAATCAGGCAAGCTAAGCCTTAAATACAGACAAAGCTAACATAACTCATGCCTTTAGGGCGTGTTTTGTGGAGCTCGGGCGGTACCTGGAAAGCACTTCTGAACTCCATAAATCTCATTTATCTAACTCCTTATAAGTTTTCTGACCATATCCTTTAACATTCATTCTTCATGGCTTAGATGCAATCTCATTTGAAAAGATGAAATTCATAACTGACATGGGAACCTATATAAAATTTTAAATTGTAGATATAATTTTGATAGTATCCACTAATTCTCAGAGAATAATCTCCTTTGTGATTATCATTTGACCGAATAACGCAAAAAAAGTAACCGTTTCTATTTAACCGTCAAATTCAGGTCAAAATATAAATTTAAATATATTATCATAATACATCATAACTTATAATAATTTATCATGAAAATAATCGAAGCCTGAGAAATAGCTAACCGGACTCGGGATAGAAAATTCAAACGGGATTCGGGGCAGCTCCTCCAGGCATGGAAAAAGGAGTTTTAAAATGAACCTTCCAAATCCTCATAAACAACACCCGAGAGTCAGCAAAAGGGCGTGGATATCCGAAACTGCAGTAATAATCGGAAACGTGAGTGTTGGAGACGACGTATTCGTGGGGCCAAACGCGGTTCTCAGAGCAGATGAACCCGGGTCGTCCATAACGGTTCAAAGCGGCTGCAATATACAGGACAATGTTGTCGTCCATTCCCTCTCGCATTCCGATGTGCTGGTCGGCAAAAACACTTCCCTTGCGCACAGCTGCATCGTGCACGGGCCCTGCAGGATAGGAGAAGGCTGCTTCATAGGGTTCGGGGCAGTGGTGTTTGACTGCACTCTCGGGAAGGATACGCTCGTCCTCCACAGGGCAATTATCCGGGGAGTGGACATTTCCTCATGCAGGATGATCCCTGACGGAACCGTGATCACCGGTCAGGCCTGTGCCGATGCGCTTGGACCTATCACAAAAGACCTGAACAGGTTCAAAAGGTCGGTGGTCAAAGCAAATATCGAACTTGTGGAAGGGTATATGAAACTCAGAGAGGAAAATTAAGGGAAAAAATGAGCAGGAAATCGAATCGAAAAATTTTAGCAGGAGGTTAAAGGTATTTTCCCTCCAGCTTTTCCAGAACCGTTTTTCCTTTATCCGTAAGCATGTATTTTTTCCAGGTAGTTTTTTTGGGAGTCAGGCATTCGATTAAACCCCTGTCCTCGAGCTCTTTTAAGGCGCGACTGATATTTTGCGTAGACCTGCTTGCTTCATGGGCAATATCCGAAGCCCTTACTGCAGTATGCTTTTTCATGGATTGCATGAGTATCAGACGCCGGTCAACGCTGATAACCCACTTCATCAATTCGTCTATTGAGTTTTCAGTCATGTAAGTCAGATTCTCCAGCAAAAGCTTCCTAGGGAAATAAGCAGCCGCATAATATTTAAAATTTAATCACTCTGTCGCATTGGAAATTAGCAGGAAAGAGGATTTAAGGATCTAAAAACACCAAAATTTTAAAGGATAGATCGAAAACGCAGGAACTTAAATGAAGAAGAGAAAAAACAAAAGAAAAAGAAAGAAGGAATTCAGGCAAACTTTGCCAGAATTGCCTTAAGGTCCTCAAAGACCACGTCTATATCCTTTGTCCCGTCAAGGGTGACAAGGATGCCTTTCTCTTTGTAGTAGTTGGTAAGCGGCTGAGTCTGCTTTTTGTAGACATTCAGGCGGTTCTGGACGGCTTCTGCGGTATCGTCAGCACGCTGGAAGACTTCGCCTCCGCAAATATCACAGATATTGTCCTTCTTTGGTGGATTGGAAATAATGTGATAGCTTGCTCCGCATTTGCACATTAGACGTCCGCTTATTCTTCCTACAAGCACTTCATCAGGCACTTCAAGGTTGAGGACTATATCAATGGGTTTTTCGATTTCATCGAGGATTGTTTCCAGGGCATCAGCCTGAGGGACAGTCCTGGGGTACCCGTCAAGAATGAAACCTTTTTCGCAGTCTGCCTCATTCAGACGGTTTTTAATTATGCCGATAAGCACCCGGTCAGGGACAAGTTCCCCTTTGTCCATATATGCCTTGGCTGCAAGGCCCAGTTCTGTTCCTTCCCTAACATTTGCCCGCAGGATATCTCCTGTGGAAATCTGTGGAATTCCGTAGAAATCAACCAGTTTTTTGGCCTGGGTACCTTTACCGGCACCCGGGGGCCCGAAGAGTATTATATTCATTCGAAAATCCCCTTTTTTATCCTTTTACTCGGATTATTTTCTTTCTGCTCCATAATTTCAGTCTGTAGTTAGAGGTTTACCAGCCTTACTGCTCCCCGAAGAAGGAACGGATCATCGGGTGCATCTCCATCATCTGTTCGGATGCGATATCCTCATACAGACGGTACACGATACTGACAGTAAGCAAAAGCCCTGTACCTCCGGCGCTTCCGAGCGTACCGAGCAAGCTTGCGATCAGGGTAAGAATCCCAATGAAAGCTCCACCTATAACGGTAACCTTTGGAATGTAACGCTGCATAACTTTTTCAATACTGCCGATGTTCCGCCTGAAACCCGGGATCTGCATCCCTGAATTGAAGATCTTCTGGGCTGTGGGCTTTGCACCCATACCTGTAGTCTCTATCCAGAAGAGAGCAAAGATAATCCCGCCTCCGATCAGCATAATAGCGTCCACCAAGACGTGAAGCCCGATCTGCCAGATTGCCGGAGCAGTTGCCCCATAGCTTGCAAAGGAATCCTGTACGAGAGACGGGATCCAGTCATATGGGTCGTGGATGGGAGCCAGGTAATACATAATCCCGTTCAAAGGCTTTGAGCCACTGAACTCTCCGAGGAAGGTAATCCCCCTGCTGGCAAGGATGATCCCGATCATCTGAATGTTAGCTTGAAGAGCCCTGACAAGGATCATGGGCAGAACCGAGGCATAGATGAGCTTGACAGGAAAACGTCCCCTTGCCCCTCTGACCGAACTATGGGCGAGAGGGATTTCTATTCTCGTACTCTCCACGTATACGACGAGAAGGAAGATAGTAACCGTGCTCAAGAGAGCGAGAATTCCGCCTCTGACCAGCAGGAACATCAGACCTTCCCCGGAGAAGAGGTAGTCTGCTCCGGTGTTCTGGGCAATGTAGATCCATTTGGGAATAAGTCCGACAGGAAGCCCTTGTTCGAGCTGCCAGTTAAAGATACCTGTAACGATCTGCTGGGAAATTCCCGCAACAATGAACAGCCCGACTCCTGACCCGATACCCCACTTGGAAACCACTTCATCCATGAAGAGAATCAGCGTGCCTCCGAGGAAGATCTGGATAAGGAGCAGTAAAGTGATCACTCCCAGGCCTACACCAAGCGTAGAAGCAAGCCCCGGGTCCGGCTGGATGTATCCGCCAAGAAGCTGCGGCAGGGCCTCCAGTATGATCATGACAAAGACAAGAAACTTCTGAGCTCCCTGGAAAAATGCCTGATCTTTGGGGTCCGAAAGATCCATTTTAATAATATCTGCCCCAACAAGAAGCTGCAGAACAATAGAAGCAGTGACGATTGGCCCTATACCGAGAAGGACTAAAGATCCAGAAGCCCCGGCAAAAAAGGCACGGTAAGATTCAAAAAGGTCAACAGAATCCTGGGACATCCCGAAGAGCGGTACATTTGCAAGAGCAAAGTACAGCACCAGAACTCCCAGAGTCCACCAGAGTTTATCCTTGAAGTGGACGTGTTTTTCCGGACTTGCTACTGCAGGTAACTTATTAAAAAACGGTTCTAAGGTATCCCTGAGAGTCATCGATTACACCATTCAAAATATACGTTTATTGATACTACATTAAATATTAGATTATGTTTTTACCGTAAGATAATGGTATATAGCACATCTAATATAAAAAGTTATTAAAAGAATAAAATAAGTAGGGTCAGGATGACACTACTTATTCGGCATCGATGCAGCTTCCACCAGCATTTTCGATTTTTTCACGGGCAGAGACGGAAAACTCCTCTGAAGTGATCACAAGATTCTTTGTGACACGTCCGCTTCCAAGCACCTTCTCGATTCCGAGGTTTTCAAGGTTGATGTGGTATGTCCCGTCCATAACTTCTGCTAGCCCTTCTTCAACAAGATAGGGAGCAAGTTCATCAAGCTCTCCGACATTTACTATGGAAACGTCCCTGGATACTTCATCAGGGCGCTTGAAACCGTGCTTTCCGTAGCTGTATCCACGCATCATAGCTCTGACGAAGTGGTGTTTGCAGCCACCTGCTTTCCCGCGGCCACCACGGTTACCGGCTCCACGCCTGTTTTTGTGGGTCCCGCCCCCGCAGGTCCTGGACCCTCTGAATTTCTTAACATCCATATAAACCACCTTATCTCATCTTGTGCAGAAGCACGTTGATATTTTCGTCGTGGTTTCCGAGTACACCGCCCTGCTGGACTGTCCTCTTAATCCCTGCGTGCCCTTTTCTGGGCGGGTGAAGCCTGAAAACAGGCTTCAGTTTGGGGACATCCTTAAGGGAGGCTTTTCCCTCGACAACGGCTTCGGCAAAGGCCTGTATGGAATCATAGTCCGTGTTTTCACGGATGTATTCTTCTGTAAGGCAGGTGTTGCCTTCAAGCCTTCCGCGGTTTTCAAGGACTTCTGCAAGGATTTCTGCATCAATCTTGCCGTATGCAACGTAGTCCTTCACTTTCTGGACCATACCCTTGTAGTGAGGATTTTCCGGCAAAAACACGCAGTGGTTAACCTTGTGAAGGCGGAGCATCTTCATTGTGTCCTCAATCGTATAGCGTACGTTGACCTGACCTCTCATTCTCACAACTGCATACATCTCAGACTTCCTCCTTACCGTAGTAGACAGGCAGCCTTACCACGTTGACCTGGTTAAGGGCATCATAGGTAGCCTTTGCGAAATTGAGAGTTGTCCTTGTAGTCCCGGAGGTCTTGGTCCACACATCTTTGATGCCGGCTTTTTCGAGCACCTTGGTCGCAGTGTTTCCTGCGGCGATCCCGAGACCTCTCGGGGCCGGGATGAGGGTCACACTTACACTGCCTGCCTTTCCTGTAACCTCGTAAGGTACGGTATGCGGCAGCCCGCAGGCGCATTCCCAGGAACCGCAGCCTCTGCGGATATAGGTAATGTTAAGCTTTGCAGCATCAATTGCCTTGCGGATTGCAGGCCCGACCTGGACATCCTTTGCCTGTCCGAGCCCTACATAGCCGTTTCTGTTTCCTACGATAACGGTTGCTCTGAACTTTACACGGCGTCCTGAGTCAGTCATCCTCTGGACCATGTTGATGTCAAGCACCTCATCTTCCAGGTCAGGAAGCAGCATATCAATTATCTGGGGTTCCCTTATAGGCAGGCCTGAGTTGATTGCCTCGTCCATGGAAGCAACCTGTCCTTCAACAACTAATTTTCCAAGCCTGGTCTTCGGAACCCAATCCTGATCGAATGCCATTTAATCACCTTAACTAAATTCAGCAAAGATTTTCTCTTTGGTTGCTTCAAACTGCTCTGGCAGGTCTGAGCTCTCTTCTCTGTATTCGGCTATATGCTCTCCGCGGATCCTCTCATCCGAC
This genomic interval carries:
- the secY gene encoding preprotein translocase subunit SecY codes for the protein MTLRDTLEPFFNKLPAVASPEKHVHFKDKLWWTLGVLVLYFALANVPLFGMSQDSVDLFESYRAFFAGASGSLVLLGIGPIVTASIVLQLLVGADIIKMDLSDPKDQAFFQGAQKFLVFVMIILEALPQLLGGYIQPDPGLASTLGVGLGVITLLLLIQIFLGGTLILFMDEVVSKWGIGSGVGLFIVAGISQQIVTGIFNWQLEQGLPVGLIPKWIYIAQNTGADYLFSGEGLMFLLVRGGILALLSTVTIFLLVVYVESTRIEIPLAHSSVRGARGRFPVKLIYASVLPMILVRALQANIQMIGIILASRGITFLGEFSGSKPLNGIMYYLAPIHDPYDWIPSLVQDSFASYGATAPAIWQIGLHVLVDAIMLIGGGIIFALFWIETTGMGAKPTAQKIFNSGMQIPGFRRNIGSIEKVMQRYIPKVTVIGGAFIGILTLIASLLGTLGSAGGTGLLLTVSIVYRLYEDIASEQMMEMHPMIRSFFGEQ
- a CDS encoding uL15m family ribosomal protein — its product is MDVKKFRGSRTCGGGTHKNRRGAGNRGGRGKAGGCKHHFVRAMMRGYSYGKHGFKRPDEVSRDVSIVNVGELDELAPYLVEEGLAEVMDGTYHINLENLGIEKVLGSGRVTKNLVITSEEFSVSAREKIENAGGSCIDAE
- a CDS encoding 50S ribosomal protein L30; its protein translation is MYAVVRMRGQVNVRYTIEDTMKMLRLHKVNHCVFLPENPHYKGMVQKVKDYVAYGKIDAEILAEVLENRGRLEGNTCLTEEYIRENTDYDSIQAFAEAVVEGKASLKDVPKLKPVFRLHPPRKGHAGIKRTVQQGGVLGNHDENINVLLHKMR
- a CDS encoding 30S ribosomal protein S5; protein product: MAFDQDWVPKTRLGKLVVEGQVASMDEAINSGLPIREPQIIDMLLPDLEDEVLDINMVQRMTDSGRRVKFRATVIVGNRNGYVGLGQAKDVQVGPAIRKAIDAAKLNITYIRRGCGSWECACGLPHTVPYEVTGKAGSVSVTLIPAPRGLGIAAGNTATKVLEKAGIKDVWTKTSGTTRTTLNFAKATYDALNQVNVVRLPVYYGKEEV